A genome region from Paracoccus stylophorae includes the following:
- a CDS encoding dihydrodipicolinate synthase family protein, with the protein MNYAKHEAKAHARETMRGIWAAALNPFDADLQLDEAGLRSNIRHWIDDLGIQGLFIAGKQGEFWSMSLDERKRNMTLAVEECAGKAGTIMSISDQNVDTVLELGRHAQDCGADYVVVHAPMLSFCTERDEVLYNYYKHLCDRLDIGIAMWSHPDSGYLMEPETCARIAELPNIMAIKYSVPREMYARLTRMVGDKILVSTSSEVEWLDNIEELGWQLYLCSSPPYQLQTKNDRRMHEYTELAFAGKFDEARRVRDSLNPVREAIHRTKPGGKPTAHGKYWQELLGQVGGRVRHPMLELTEAEKAATSAAFEDCGLTL; encoded by the coding sequence ATGAACTATGCCAAGCACGAAGCCAAGGCCCATGCGCGCGAGACCATGCGCGGAATCTGGGCCGCCGCGCTGAACCCCTTCGATGCGGATCTGCAACTGGATGAGGCCGGGCTGCGCAGCAATATCCGCCACTGGATCGACGATCTGGGGATTCAGGGGCTGTTCATCGCCGGCAAGCAGGGCGAATTCTGGTCGATGTCGCTTGACGAACGCAAGCGCAACATGACCCTTGCGGTCGAGGAATGTGCCGGCAAGGCGGGCACGATCATGTCGATCTCGGACCAGAACGTGGACACGGTGCTGGAACTGGGCCGTCATGCCCAGGATTGCGGGGCCGATTATGTCGTGGTCCATGCCCCGATGCTGAGCTTCTGCACCGAGCGCGACGAGGTGCTGTACAACTATTACAAGCATCTCTGCGACCGGCTGGATATCGGCATCGCCATGTGGAGCCATCCCGACAGCGGCTATCTGATGGAACCCGAAACCTGCGCCCGCATTGCCGAGTTGCCCAACATCATGGCGATCAAATATTCCGTCCCCAGAGAGATGTATGCCCGCCTGACCCGGATGGTCGGAGACAAGATCCTGGTCTCGACCTCGTCCGAGGTCGAATGGCTGGACAATATCGAGGAGCTGGGCTGGCAGCTGTATCTGTGCTCGTCCCCGCCCTATCAGTTGCAGACCAAGAACGACCGGCGGATGCACGAATATACCGAACTGGCCTTTGCCGGCAAATTCGACGAGGCGCGGCGCGTCCGCGACAGCCTGAACCCCGTGCGCGAGGCGATCCACCGGACGAAACCCGGCGGCAAGCCCACCGCGCATGGCAAATACTGGCAGGAATTGCTGGGTCAGGTCGGCGGACGGGTGCGCCATCCGATGCTGGAACTGACCGAGGCGGAAAAGGCCGCGACCAGCGCCGCGTTCGAGGATTGCGGCCTGACGCTGTAA
- a CDS encoding DMT family transporter codes for MTGEIFALLAAMAYGIAGVTIVKGQATARGDNGLFLSVMATALLTWTLWLGWGEVPLHRLSEPGHLRALAIFALAGLFSTVLGRLTMYRATERIGAVRASLLRRLTPVFALFCAFLLLAEIPDGPTLAGGAIIMVGVLWYWRSPAGKSARLFDAGMVLGTASAFFYAFAYTLRSLGLDTLPDAALGTLTGAIVGGVWFLAAAFVRRGAVAGMRYLLRDCGVWHAATAVALSVGQTLQFFALKFTSVTVVAVLGTLEVFFSAVLVLAFFPGETIPRRRLVLAGTAAAIGTAILFA; via the coding sequence GTGACCGGCGAGATTTTCGCCCTGCTGGCGGCAATGGCCTATGGCATCGCCGGCGTCACCATTGTCAAGGGCCAGGCGACGGCGCGCGGCGATAACGGCCTGTTCCTGTCGGTCATGGCCACCGCCCTGCTGACATGGACGCTGTGGCTGGGCTGGGGCGAGGTGCCGCTGCACCGCCTGTCCGAGCCGGGCCATCTGCGCGCGCTGGCGATCTTTGCCTTGGCCGGTCTGTTCTCGACCGTGCTGGGCCGGCTGACCATGTATCGCGCGACCGAACGCATCGGCGCGGTGCGCGCCAGCCTGCTGCGGCGGCTGACGCCGGTTTTCGCGCTGTTCTGCGCCTTTCTGCTGCTGGCCGAGATCCCCGATGGCCCGACGCTGGCCGGCGGCGCGATCATCATGGTCGGCGTGCTGTGGTATTGGCGGTCGCCGGCGGGCAAGTCCGCGCGGCTGTTCGATGCGGGGATGGTGCTGGGCACCGCCTCGGCCTTCTTCTATGCCTTTGCCTATACGCTGCGCAGCCTTGGCCTTGACACGCTGCCCGATGCCGCCCTGGGCACACTGACCGGCGCGATTGTCGGTGGCGTGTGGTTTCTTGCGGCCGCGTTCGTGCGGCGCGGTGCGGTGGCCGGTATGCGGTATCTGCTGCGCGATTGCGGCGTCTGGCACGCAGCCACCGCCGTGGCGCTGAGCGTGGGGCAGACGCTGCAGTTCTTTGCGCTGAAATTCACCTCGGTCACCGTCGTCGCCGTTCTGGGCACGCTGGAGGTCTTTTTCTCGGCGGTCCTTGTCCTTGCCTTCTTTCCGGGCGAGACGATCCCGCGCCGGCGTCTGGTCCTTGCGGGCACCGCCGCCGCCATCGGCACCGCGATCCTGTTCGCCTGA
- a CDS encoding 3-hydroxyanthranilate 3,4-dioxygenase, translating into MADHPTLKPFNFQKWVAENEDKLKPPVGNQLLHKEGDMIVMVVGGPNTRVDFHDDPVEEWFFQLKGDMMLKIADGGKIYDVPIREGEVFLMPPHTRHAPQRPQENSLGIVVEAPRQPGMVEGFEWYCFECGGRVHREEVTLDGAEGIVSALPKIYDAFHNSEEARTCPNCGTVHPGKGKPPEGWVQL; encoded by the coding sequence ATGGCTGATCATCCGACACTGAAACCGTTCAATTTCCAGAAATGGGTCGCCGAGAACGAGGACAAGCTGAAACCGCCGGTCGGCAACCAGCTTCTTCACAAGGAAGGCGACATGATCGTCATGGTCGTCGGCGGGCCGAACACCCGCGTCGATTTCCACGACGACCCGGTCGAGGAGTGGTTCTTCCAGCTGAAGGGCGACATGATGCTGAAGATCGCCGATGGCGGCAAGATCTATGACGTGCCGATCCGCGAGGGCGAGGTGTTCCTGATGCCGCCCCACACCCGCCACGCGCCGCAGCGGCCGCAGGAAAACTCGCTTGGCATCGTGGTCGAGGCGCCGCGCCAGCCGGGAATGGTCGAAGGCTTCGAATGGTATTGCTTCGAATGCGGCGGACGGGTGCACCGCGAAGAGGTCACGCTGGACGGGGCCGAAGGGATCGTCAGCGCGCTGCCCAAGATCTATGACGCCTTCCACAACAGCGAAGAGGCCCGCACCTGCCCGAATTGCGGCACCGTGCATCCCGGCAAGGGCAAGCCGCCCGAAGGCTGGGTCCAGCTTTGA
- a CDS encoding TRAP transporter substrate-binding protein, producing MKHFATGLKYCVVALAFGATASVAAANDFRLGLITPPPHIWTKAAQSFAEDLAEESGGAHSVTVFPASQLGNEAEMLQQLQTGALDMAFMTVAEVSNRAPDLGAFYAPFLAQDVGHAGRILRSDVAKDLLEQLPGKVGAVGTAFGMGGLRQIVSRGEVNSVQDLAGSKTRITPFAPILDFYNAIGAAPTPMPLPDVYDALANGQVDAIDMDAELIWALKYYEHADTILQSDHMMFPMVGLVSGRVWADLSEEDRTMIAELMARHVDSTIDTYVEAEPVWLEDLKGTGKTYKIVDEEFFADAVQKWNEIWSQKSAALDDLRNVSRETAN from the coding sequence ATGAAACACTTTGCCACCGGACTGAAATACTGCGTCGTCGCCCTGGCGTTCGGCGCGACCGCAAGCGTTGCGGCTGCGAATGATTTCAGGCTTGGTCTGATCACGCCGCCGCCGCATATCTGGACCAAGGCCGCCCAAAGCTTTGCCGAGGACTTGGCCGAGGAAAGCGGCGGTGCGCACAGCGTCACCGTCTTTCCGGCCAGCCAGCTTGGCAACGAGGCCGAGATGCTGCAACAGCTTCAGACCGGCGCGCTGGACATGGCGTTCATGACCGTGGCCGAAGTGTCGAACCGGGCGCCCGATCTTGGCGCCTTCTATGCGCCCTTCCTGGCGCAAGATGTCGGCCACGCCGGACGCATCCTGCGCAGCGACGTGGCGAAAGACCTGCTGGAACAGTTGCCCGGCAAGGTCGGGGCGGTCGGCACGGCCTTCGGCATGGGCGGTCTGCGCCAGATCGTCAGCCGGGGCGAGGTGAACTCGGTGCAGGATCTGGCCGGATCGAAGACGCGGATCACGCCATTCGCCCCGATCCTGGATTTCTACAACGCGATCGGCGCGGCTCCGACGCCGATGCCGCTGCCCGATGTCTATGACGCGCTGGCCAACGGCCAGGTCGATGCCATCGACATGGACGCCGAACTTATCTGGGCGCTGAAATACTATGAACACGCCGACACGATCCTGCAATCGGACCACATGATGTTCCCGATGGTCGGTCTGGTATCGGGCCGGGTCTGGGCCGACCTGTCGGAAGAGGACCGCACCATGATCGCCGAGCTGATGGCCCGGCACGTGGACAGCACCATCGACACCTATGTCGAGGCCGAACCCGTCTGGCTGGAGGATCTGAAAGGCACCGGCAAGACCTACAAGATCGTGGACGAGGAGTTCTTTGCCGATGCGGTCCAGAAATGGAACGAGATCTGGTCGCAGAAATCCGCGGCCCTCGACGATCTGCGCAACGTGTCCCGGGAAACCGCGAACTGA